CCGTCGAGTGAGCAGCACCGCGACGAGCACCACCAGCGCGCCGGCTCCGATCCAGATCGGGGCCGGCGCGCTGTCGTCGTCGGGGGCGTCGGCAGGCTCGGCGGATGGCTCGGGGGCGGCGTCCGCGCGGCCGGTGTAGTCGGGTACGCCGTCGGCGGGGACGCCGTCGACCGCGAGGGTCACGCTGACCGTCGCCGGCGCGGCCTCGGGCGGCAGCCCGACGAGCACGTAGTGCTCGCCGGCGAGCGAGGCCCCCGCCCGGGTCGGGTCGAACGAGTTGCGGTGGAGGTAGGACGTCACGTGGCTCTGCGCCCAGCCCGGGCCGCTCGCCGCGACGTCCTCGCCGAGCAGCGGACCGAGGACGGTCACGCTGGCCGCGGCACTGCCGTCCACCTGGGCGCGCAGGTCCTGGTCCCAGTCGACCGGGACGGCCAGCACCGCCTGACGACCGGGCCGGAGCGCGACCTCGTGGCTGCCCGGCCCGACGACGGGGGCGTCGTCGGGCGTCGTACCGGCGAGGACCGGCTGCGGTGACGGAGCCGGCTCCACCGGCTGCCAGGTCGGCTCCGCGGGCTCGGGCAGCAGGTCGTACGCGTACGTCGACAGCGGCGGCTCCTCCTCGACCACCAGCGTCGCGGCGCGTCCCCGGTCGACCGGGTCGCTCGGCAGGCCGACGGTCACGTACAGCTCCGCGGCGGTGCCGCACGGGTGGTCCGGCTGGTCGGTCCAGGTCGACGCGGTCGTGGTGAGCAGGGGAGCCGGTTCGCCGCGGGTGGGACGGAACACGGCGCCGCTGCCGCAGCCGGTGTCCGCCGGCGTCGTGCCGATGGTGAGGCGGACACCCTCGCCGACCGAGTCGCCGGCACCGACGTACCAGAGCCCCACGTGGAAGGTGCTGCCGGTCGCTGTGCGGTGCAGCCGGAACGTGGTCGGAGCGTCGGTCGGCAGGGTGATCGGCTGGCTGCCCGACGCCAGGGTCGGGACGTCGGCGTGCGCGTCCGGCGGGAGGAGGACCGGCAGCGCCAGCAGGACGGCGAGCAGGCCGCTCAGCGCGCCCAGAGGTCGGTCCACGAGTGCCCGAGCTCCCGGACCAGCCCGCGCAGCAGCGGCAGGCTGACCCCGACGACGTTGTGGTGGTCGCCCTCGATGCTGGTGACGAATCCGCCGCCGAGGCCGTCGACGGTGAACGCGCCGGCGACGTGCAACGGCTCGCCGGTCGCGACGTACGCCGCGATCTCGTCGTCGGTCAGGTCGGCGAAGTGGACCTTCGTCGAGGCGGTCGCGGCGACCTGGTGGCCGGTCGCGCGGTCGTGGAGGCAGTGGCCGGTGTGCAGCACCCCGGACCGACCGCGCATCGACTGCCAGCGCCGCGTGGCGTCGGCGGCGTCGTCGGGCTTGCCGAGGGCGAGCCCGTCGAGCTCGAGCACGGAGTCGCAGCCGAGGACCAGCCCGTCGGCGGGCACGTCGTCACGCCCGGCCACCGCAGCGCACTTGAGCTCGGCCAGGCGCAGCGCCAGCTCCGCGGGCGGAACGTCGGTGACCTGCGACTCGTCGACGCCGGAGACGATCACCTGCGGGTCGAGACCGGCGCTGCGCAGGGTCGCCAGGCGTGCGGGGGAGGCAGAGGCGAGCACGAAGGTCGGCACGTCGTCACCCTAACGAGGTCCGGTGACGCAACCTTTTCGGGACGTCGTGAGTCGTGATCGGTGACAGGCTGACGACGTGGACTCGGGAGGTGCCGTGGACGGTGGGGCCGACGACCCGGTCCGGCGGTGCTTCGACGCGTCGTACCGGCGGCTGGTGGGGCAGATGTACGGCGTGTGCGGGAGCCTCGCCGAGGCCGAGGAGGTCGTGGCCGAGGCGTTCGCTCGGGCGGTGGCGTCCAGGCGCACCTTCGAACGGGTCGAGCAACCGGAGGCCTGGCTGCGCACGGTGGCCGTCAACGTCGCCCGCACGCGCCGCCGTCGCAGCGTCCTCGGCCAGCGCCTGACCCATGGCCGTGCCGAGCAGCCGGTCGCCCGTGACGCCGAGCTGTCCGAGGAGCGGCTGGTGCTGGTGGCCGCGCTCCGGACGCTGCCGGCGTCGCAGCGCGAGGCGCTCGCTCTGCACTACCTGGCCGACCTCCCCGTCGCGGAGGTCGCGGCCACCCTCGGTGTCGCCGTCGGCACGGTCAAGGCGCGGCTCAGCCGTGGCCGGACCGCACTCGCAGCAGCACTCGACGACGCCGCCCTCGTGAACGGAGGACCCCGTGGCTGACCCCGACCGGTTCCTGGCCGATGACCCGGGGGTCGTCGCCCGCAGTGCGCAGGAGGCCGCCGTGGTGCCCGACTTCGCTGACGTCGTACGACGGGGGCGGGCGCGCCGCGCCCGCCGACAGGCCGGTGCACTCGGCGCCGCGGTCCTCGCCGTCGTCGGCATCGTCGCGTCCGTGCAGCTGCTCGGGCCGGGCGGCGAGGCGCCGTCCCCGGCGCCGCCCGTCGTCTCCCCGAGCGTGCCCGATGACATCCCGACCAGTGCCCCGAGCGACGTGGCGGTCGACCTGGCCGGGACGGTGGACGCCGCGGACGCGGTGCTCATCGACATCGCCACCACGCCCGGGACGCCGGACCAGCGGATCACGTTGTGGAACGGCGGCGACGAGCAGCACTGGGTGCTCGCGACCACGGCCGACGGCTTCGCGCACCGCCGGCTGAGCGAGGTGTCGGCCGGCACGACCGCCACACCGATCGGCGGCGGTCGATTCGTGTTGCGCGACGGGTGGGAGGGGCGCGATCTCTCGATCATCGACGTCGCCGGCGGCAGGCCCACGCCGGTCACGATCGCCCGGACGAAAGCGCCGGTCGCCGACGACGAGGTCCCGGTCGTTCTCCTCGACGGCGTATCGACGACGCTCGCGGCCGTGGCTCCCGACGGGAGTGGCCACGAGGTCGCGACGCCGGCGGGGGCGGAGGCACTGGCGGCCCACGCCGGCCGGCTGACCGCGGTCACCAGCCACGACGGGGCGGTCACCTACCACTGGTCCGACGACGGCGGGGCGAGCTGGCAGCAGACCGAGCTGACCGGCAGCTTCCTGGCCTGGATCGCGACGGCCGGGGCGGGTTCTCCCCACGCCGTCCTCGAGGGCGGTGACGGTGCGACCCTCTTCCCGCTCCTCGCCGTCGACGCCGCGCCCGCAGCCGATCCGACCGCCTGGACCCGCGACGAGGTCGAGCGCGGCGTCGAGTGGCCGACCATCTCCGGAGCCTGGATCGACAGGGACGGAAACCTCCGGGTGCTCGCGTCGATCAACAGGCAGGGCGTCCGCATGCCCGTCGACGGGGGCGTGTGGCGGGTGACCGACGGCCGGCTCACGAAGGTCGCGAGCGGCGACACCGGGATCGCCGAAAAGGCCGAAGACGGCCTCCTCGCGATCGAGGACGACGGTGGCCCGGTGCTGTGGATCGCCTCACGCGACAGATCGGTCTCGCGCTCGACCGACGACGGCGTCACCTGGGAGCGCTTCGCGGCGCGCTGAGCATGGCAGGGTGCAGCCATGTCGAGGACGAAGGTGGCGGTCGTGTCGTCGGCGGTGACGACCATGGTCGTGCTCGTGGTGGTGACCTTGGCCTGGGGCGGGCTCAAGCTGCTCGACGGCATCGGCCGGCAGGACCTGTGGAAGGGCTGCCGGACCGACCCGACGCTCTCGGGCCTGCAGGGGTACTGCGTCGTCGTCAGCCGCTACCCGGCCACGCCCGTCCAGTCCGAGCGGACGTACCTCGAGATCACGGCCGTCCACGACGGCGCCGTGAACGACTACCGATTCGTCGCCGGCTACCCGTTCCTCGCCGCCAATGCCGGGACCGCGCTCGTCGTCGACTGGGCGGCTGTCGACAAGCGGATCGTGGTCACAGATCCGCGGACCGGGAGCACCGTCACCTACACCGCGGAGCAGTACGCCGGCGGACGCTGATCTGGCATGCCACCGGCCCCGCGGACGTGGAGTCCTGCGGGGTGTGGGGCGGGGTCGCTACTCGTCGGGCGGGTGCACCGGGTGGGTGCCGCGGTGGTCGACCCGGAATCGGAACCCGCTCGGACTGGTCCACACGTAGGTCGCCGGCATCGGGGTCTCGTAGCGCCAGGCTGAGTGTGTCTTGGCGCGGTGGTGCCGTCGACACAGGGGGACGAGGTTGCAGGGGCAGGTCGGCCCGCCCCGGTCGTGGGGCTGGTGGTGGTCGATGTCGCACCGGGTCGCGGGGCGGGTGCAGTGGGGGAAGCGGCAGGTGTGGTCCCGCAGCGCTACGCGGGTCTTGTGTCGGTCGGGGATCTCGTAGGCGGTGACGGGGAGGTGGTCGGCGAGGTCGATGACCGGGCGCACGATGATCGTGGTGTTCTTCGAACGCAGCCACTCGCGGATCTGGGCGGTGGTGATGGGGCAGCGGCCTTCGTCCCACCGCCCGACCGGGTTCACGAACGGGTGGTCACCGGTGAGGCTGGTGTCGGTGACGTGCACGTTGAGGACCACCTTGCGGCCGGGGACGGTCGCCACGACCTCCCCGGTGTCGGGGTCCGGGACCAGCAGGTCCAGGGCCAGGTCCTGGCGGGCGAGCTCGGCAGCGGCCTTGGACCGCCGCACGTCCAACGAGCTCTCGTCACCCAACCGACCGAGCACCTCGGCCCGACGGGCGACGGCTTGGTCGAGGTCGTGGCCGTCGGCGGCATCCAGGAGTCCGTCGAGGTGCACGAGTCCGTGCTCGTCGACGTCACTGATGTCGAAGTGCCGGTGGTCGGCAGCCTTCTGGCGGTCGGCTTCCGCCTTGTCGGGGTCGAACCGCAGCACGGCTTCCGCAACGAGGCGTTCGAGCTGGGCCCACCCGATGCCGGAGGCGTTCCACAGCTGCCGGTCCACGAACCCCGCCGCCTCACCCGACAGGCCACGGGTGAGGTCCGCGATCCGTTCGGCCCGCCACGGCGCCAACCGCCCCGCCACCACCGCCTCGTAGACGTTGGGCAGCCGCCACGCGCACTCGATCACCCGTCCGACGTAGGCCTTGCCACCGTCGGGGGTGCGGCCGAGGACCGCGACGAGCTCCATCAACGCGAACTCGCTGACCAGCGGGGCGCCGTCACCGGCGATGGGGACGCCGGTGTCGAGGTAGCCCTCGGTGATCGTCGCGGCACCTTCGGGCCCGGTCACGATGTGGTCGCCGGCCCACTCGACGATCGCTTGCCATTCCTCGACGAGGAGCTGGTTGCGGGCCTGGATCCCGGCGCTCAACCGTGACAGCACGGGGGCTGTCGAACGGGGGCGGGTTCCGAGATCCATGACAGGATTCTCCCATCCACGTCCGACACAACCCAGCGCCGGAAACCCGCCTGTGGACAGGGGAAACTCCATTCGGAGGGTGTGCAGAACAGACGTCACCAGGCATCACGAAAGTGACCTCGGGACCGCAGCGCGACCGCGGAACCCGACCACCTCCCACTGTCCTCGTCACTGCCCTTTCGGAACCCGACCGGCCACCCAACCGAAGGCCCGAGCACAGTTCCGGGAGCACGGACCTCACCCTCTGACGAGCCCCATCCCCAGCCAGTCGGCAAGCGTGACCAGCTCGGCCTCGACCGCGTCGCCGACCTCCGGCTCCCACGGGACGTCCTCGTGCAGGGCGTGCACGCGCAGCACCCCCGCCTTGCGGTCGGCCTTGGCGTCCAGTTTGCCGATCAGCCGGTCGCCGTGGAGGACGGGGAGGGCGAAGTAGCCCCACCGGCGCGACGCGGCGGGCTTGTACATCTCGAGCACGTACTCGAAGTCGAACAGGTCCAGTGCCCGCTCCCGGTCGTGGACCAGCCGGTCGAACGGGGAGAGGAAGGCGCAGCGTCCGGCAAAGGCCGCGTCGGCCGCGGCCAGGGCGTCGGGATCGACGTGCCACGCGCCGTCGCAGCCCTCGACGCTCGCCTCCTCGCCCGGCCCGGACCGGGCGATCCCCAGGGCGGCGAGCTCGCGGCGGTCGAGCGCGGCCCGCGCGTCGTCGTACGACGGGACGTCGAGGTCGCCCGGGTAGACCCGCTCGGGGAGGTCGTAGACCCGCAGCTTGCCGCGGCGCCCGGTGATCGCGACGTCGCCCATCAGGGTCAGCACCTCGAGCAGGCGGTTGACGTTCTTGTCGTTGTTCCAGCCGCTCGACGCCCACGGCACCTCGCAGGTGTCGGGGATCTCGGCGGCGGTGCGCGGTCCCTCGGCGTCGAGCAGGCCGAGCACGTCGGAGCGGAACAGCTGGTTGGCCGCCAGCCACTCGTGGATCGTCGGGTGCAGGTCGTGGGGCGCGACGGCGAGCAGGAGCCCGATGTCGTCCATCGCGCGGACGTACGACGACAGCTCGACGAGCGAGCGCTCGCTCTCCAGCGCGAAGGTCAGGTCCGAGTGCTCGTAGCCGTCGCCGAGCCGCGACCACAGCACCAGGTCGACGCTCGGCGCCACCGCCGCGGTCGGGTCGACCTGGAGGAGGGTCAGCTCGTCGACCACCTCGGCCACCGAGCCGCTGCGGCGCGCGTCGAGGAGCTGGGCCCGGACCGCGATCCGGCGGGCCTGCTCCCGGTCGAGCCGGATCACGGCGCGTCCCTCAGAGCCGGCCCAGCGCGGTTCGCAGCGGGTCGAGGCCGAGGCTGCCGAGGTCGAGCGCCGCGGTGTGGAAGGCCTTGAGGTCGAACGCGGACCCGTGCCGTGCCTGCGCCGCGGCGCGGGACTCGAGCCAGATCCGCTCACCGACCTTGTACGACGGCGCCTGCCCCGGCCAGCCGAGGTAGCGGTTGACCTCGAAGCGCAGCGAGCCGTCGTCCATCCGCGAGTGCGCACGCATGAACTCGTAGGCCAGGTCGGCATCCCAGGTCTCGCCCGGCCGCCAGCCGAACGGGTTGTCGGCGGGCACGCTCAGCCCGAGGTGGACGCCGATGTCGACGACGACCCGCGCGGCACGGAAGCCCTGCATGTCGAGGAAGCCGAGCCGGTCGCCCGGGTCGGCGAAGTAGCCGAGCTCGTCCATCAGCCGCTCGGCGTACAGCGCCCAGCCCTCGCCGTGCCCGCTGACCCAGCACAGCAGCCGCTGCCAGCGGTTGAGCAGGTCGGCGCGGTGCACGGCCTGCGCCACCTGGAGGTGGTGGCCGGGCACCCCCTCGTGGAAGACGGTCGTGGTCTCCCGCCAGGTCGAGTAGCGCTCGTGGTCGTCGGTGAACGAGAACCACATGGTGCCGGGACGCGAGAAGTCCTCGGTGGGCGGCGTGTACCAGGCGCCGCCGTCGTTGATCGGCGCGACCTTGCACTGCAGGGTGCGGATCGGCTCGGCGATGTCGAAGTGCACGCCGTCGAAGTCGGCGAGGATCGTGTCGGACTTCTCCTGCATCCACGCCTGGAACGCCTCGCGGCTCCCGCAGTCGCGTGCCGGGTCGGCGTCGAGGGCCGCGACGGCGTCGGCGACCGAGCCGCCCGGGACGATCCGCCCGGCCGTGGCGGCCATGTCGTCCTCGATCCGCTTGAGCTCCTCCCAGCCCCAGCGGTAGGTCTCCTCGAGGTCGACCGAGGCGCCGAGGAAGTAGCGCGACGCCAGCGTGTAGTGGTCACGGCCCACCCCGTCGACGTCGCGGCCGCGGGGGAGCAGGTCGGTCGTGACGAAGCGCCCGAACTCCGCGTACGCCGCCGACGCACTCGCCGCGGCCGCCGCGAGCGCGTCGCGCCGATCGTCCGGCGCCGCTGCCACCACGTTGGCGAAGTAGTCGCCCGCGGCGCCGGTCTGCCCGGTCCAGCCGCGCACCTGGTCGGCCACCTCGGCGTACTGGCGCTTCGCGGAGACACGCCCGGCGGCTGCCTCCTCGAGCAGCGTGGTGCGGTAGCCGGCCAGCGCAGCAGGGACGGCGGCCAGTCGCGAGCCGATCGCGTCCCACTGCTCCGCGGTGTCGGTCGGCATCAGGTCGAACACCTCGCGCACGGCGTGGATCGCGCTCGAGATCACCGAGAACTCGCTGCGCTCGACGCCGGCGTCGGCCCGCTCGACGGTGAGGCCCACCCGCTCGAGGAAGGCCGCCCGGGCGACCTCCTCGCGCTCGTCGGCCGCGTCGAGCGCGGCCACGTCGGCCAGGGCTCGCCGGTGCAGCTCCTCGCTCGCCGCGAAGCCGTCGGGGGACAGGTCGGGCAGCTCCCCGTCGTGGCCGGGGATGCCGGCGTACGTCGCCGTCAACGGGTCGAGGGCGGCGAGGTCCTCGACGAACCGGTCGGTGCGGGCGTCCACGAGTCGCGTCATGACCGGAACCCTAGATACCCCGTCCGACAGCCGGCACCCGGATGTCGGGGAACCCCTCACCGCAGCAGCAGGACGACGGCGGCGAGCACCGCTCCCATCAGGCAGCTCGTCAGCAGGACGGCGAGCAGCCGCACGCCGCGGCGCCGGCCGAGGGCGACCGGGGGCGGGTGGTAGACCGGCATCGTGAGGAACGGGCCCTCGTCACGGAGGGGCGGCGCCTGCGGACTGTCCGTCGGGACCGCGACGCGGACCGTCACGGGCGAGGGACGAGGCCCGCCACCGGTGGGGTCGGCCTCCGCCGGCGGCGCGTCGCCGAACCCTCGGCCCACGACCGGGGTCCACCCGCCGACGGGCAGCTCGCGCAGCTGAGCGACCAGCAGGTCCGGACGGATGCGCTCGGCCGGGTCGAGCGCCAGCGCCCGGTCGAACAGGTCCTCGCCCGCTCCTGCGCGGGTCCCGGGGAGCGGCAGGGTGCCTCGCAACAGGCGGAAGGCGACGACCGCGAAGGAGTACCAGTCGATCTGCGCCGACTCGTGGTCCGGGTCGACCATCTGCTCCGGGGCGCCGTAGCCGGGCGTGAACGCCGCGACACCGGACTCGGTGCGGAAGGCCGCGGCCTCGCGGCTGAGCCGGGCCAGCCCGAAGTCCGCGATCTTCGCGAGCGGGCCGCGCGGGGTGTCGGCGACGAGGATGTTCGCGGGCTTCAGGTCGCGGTGCACGATGCCCGCCGCGTGCGCCTCGGCGAGCCCCGAGGCCACCTGGTCGAGCACGGCGAGGCGGTCTGCCACGGCGAAGCCGGGCTGGTTCAGCCGACGGGTGAGGTCGCCCCCGTCGACGTACTCCATGAGGAGCGCGACGTCGGCGCCGAGCCGCACCGCCTCGTAGACGTGGATCACCGACGGGTGGCGCAGCCGGGCCAGGGCCTGGCCCTCCCGCAGCATCCGTGCCACCGAGTCGGTCACGTGGCCACCGCCGTAGACCAGCTTCACGGCGACGTCTCGTCCCAGGTTGGGGTCACGGGCATGCACGACGACGCCGAAGCCACCGACCCCGAGGGTGCGGATCGGCTCGAGCCCCCGCGGGAGCTGCACCGCGCCCGGCCCGGTGCTCGCTCGGTCGTCACCCGTTCCCGGCCCCACCTCGCCATTGAACCGCTGACGGCGCCCGGCGGCGGGACAAGGGACGTCCGGTCCCTTGAACGGGGTATAGATCGACACCGGATCTTCCCTGCTCCCGACCGGCGGCGGATGCTCGAGACCTGGGGCCGTGGGGGTGGCGGAGATGGACGAGACGACGGGCGGACCGACCTGGGTCGGCGGCTACGAGGTCATCGGCCGGGTGGGCGCGGGCGCCACCGGCACCGTGTTCAAGGCCCGTGACCCGGGGCTCGGGCGCTTCGTCGCCCTCAAGCGGGTCCCTCCCGGCTCGGTCGGTGCGCTCCGGGCGGAGGCGAGCCGGCTGGCGCTGCTCGACGACCCGCACGTGGTGTCGGTCTACGGCTTCGTCGAGGAGCCCGACGCGGCGTACCTGGTCCTGGAGTGGGTCGAGGGTGCCACGCTGGCCGAGGTGCTGGCCACCGGTGGCCGGCTGCTGGTGCCGCAGGCGCTCGGAGTGTGCCGCGGGGCGCTCCTCGGGTTGTCCCACACCCATGCCCGCGGAGTCGTGCACGGTGACGTCTCGACCTCGAACGTGCTGGTCGACACCGAGGGCACCTCGCGACTGATCGACTTCGGTGTCGGCGGCTCGACGCCGGCGTACCGACCACCGGAGGCACGGATCGGCGGGCCGATGTCCCCGGCCAGCGACGTCTACGCGGCCGCGGCGGTCCTGGTGCACCTGCTCACCGGGCACGCAACGCCGGACACGGTGCCGGACCTGGGGCACGTCGACCACGGGATCCGGCCGGTCCTGGCGACGGCCCTGGCTCCCGAGCCGGCGCAGCGCTACCCGGACGCCGCAGCCTTCCTCGCGGCGCTCGAGGACGCCGCCGGGCGGACCTACGGTGCCGCCTGGTGGACGACGGCGGGCATCCCTGCCCTGGTGGCGCCGGCGATCGCCACGCTGGTGCCGATCGGCGGTGGCGCGGCGGCCCTCGGCGGTGCCGTCGTGGGCGCCACGATCACCAGCGCTGTCCGGCGGGCCGTGCCGTGGCAGGTCGTGGTGGGTGCCGGCGTCGCCGCTGTGGCAGTCGTCGCCGGCGCCATCACGGCAGTGGCCGTGACGCGGGGCGACGGCGATGCCACGGGGCGAGGCGCGCGTGGCGCGGACGCCTCGACCGGGGGGCCGGGCTCCGGGAAGGAGGTCGACCCCGTGGTCGACACCGTGCCCAACGGGGAGTTCACCTACCGGGAGGTGGTCACGGCCTCCGACGACCCCGCCTGGGCAGCGGTCGGCCAGACCGCCGAGCGGATCTGGACGTTCACGGCCGACTGCGATGCCGCTCAGGACTGCGGCGGGAGCATCGTGAGCACCTCGGGCGCGACGTTCGCGTTCACGTGGGACGGCAGCACCCTCAGCCAGACGCTCGAGTCGGCGACCAGCACCACGCCGGGCGACTGCGTCGACCAGGACGGCAAGAAGGTGGGGGTCGTCACGATCCGCTCCCGGCACCGCCCGCACCCCACGGTGTACGTCCCGTCCGGTCCGGTCGCTGCGGACACCGGCCTGGCGCAGACCTACACCGGCACGTACCGCGTCTCCGAGCGGATCATCAGGTACGACGCCTTCAGCGGGCCGAGCCAGCCCCGGGACTGTCCGTTCTCGGGCATCCGCAAGGTCACCCACACCGCGCACTACGAGGTGACCCTGACCCGCGGCGCCGACCCGGCCGTCGTGGCCGCCGAGAAGGAGCGGCTCGCGACGCCCTCACCGACCCCGTGACCGCCGGCCGGCGACCGCGTCGGCGTACCGCTCCGCCAGCACCCGCAGGTGCTCGACCAGCGCGTCCGGCGTCTCGACGGTGAAGTCCAGCCCGAGCATGCCGATCCACACCGCGACGACCTCCAGGCTGTCGCCACCCGTGACCAGCACCGAGCGGCCGTCCGGCAGTGGCTCGACGACGCCGACCGCGGGGTTGATCCGGGCGAGCACCTCCTCGGCGGGTGCGTCGATGACCAGCCTGGCGTGCACGGACCAGCCGGTGCGGGCGACCTCGCGCACGACCAGCTCGGTGAGGTCGCCGGGCAGGGGAGCCGGCCGGAACCCGCGGCCGCCGGGGATGCGCAGGGTCAGCCAGTCGACGCGGTACGGCGCCCACTGCTCGCCCGACGCGTCGACGGAGCGGCCGACCACGAACCAGCGCCGCTGCCAGGCCACCAGCCGGTACGGCTCGAACTCGACCCGCTCCTGCTCCTCGCCGTAGAACGCGCGCAGCCCGCGGTGGTCGCGGATCGCGTCGGCGATCTCGGCCAGCACGCCGGCGTCGACCTCGGGGTCCTCGACGTTGGAGTCGGTGTTGACGGGGCCGGCCTCGGTGGCGTCGCGCAGCGAGGTCACCCGGCGCCGCAGCCGGTCGGGGAGGACGTGCTCGAGCTTGGTGAGCGCGCGGCCGCCGCTCTCCTCGAAGCCGGCCACCCCGGTCAGCGTGCGCAGGCCGACGGCCACCGCGACGGCCTCCTCGTCGTCGAGCAGCAGGGGAGGGAGCTTCGCGCCGACACCGAGCCGGTAGTGCCCCGTGCGCCCGCGCACGCCGTCGACGGGATAGCCGAGCTCGCGCAGCCGGGTGACGTCGTTGCGCACGGTCCGCTCGGTCACGCCGAGTCGTGCGGCCAGCTCGGGAGCGGTCCACTCGACCCGCGCCTGCAGCAGTCCGAGCAGCTCGAGAACCCGTGCCGAGGTACTTCTCACCGACCTGATTAAACAGGAAAGAACTGTTCCGCAATGGCTCCTAACGTCCGTGTCATGAACCAGATCACACCCTTCGTCATCGACATCGCGCAGACCGACCTCGACGACCTCCGCGGCCGTCTCGACCGCACCCGCTTCGCCCCCGCCGTGCCCGGCGACTCGTGGGACTACGGCACCCCGGAGTCCTACCTGCGCTCGATGGTCGAGCAGTGGAAGGCCTTCGACTGGCGCGCGGTCGAGGCCCGCCTCAACGCGAACGACGGCTTCGTCACCGAGGTCGACGGCCAGCGCATCCACTTCCTCCACGTCCGCTCGAAGCACGCCGACGCGACGCCGCTGCTGCTCGCGCACACCTACCCCGGCTCGCAGCTCGACTTCCTCGACATGATCGACCCGCTCGTCGACCCCGAGGCCCACGGTGGCTCCGCCGACCAGGCCTTCCACCTGGTGATCCCCTCGATGCCCGGCTTCGGGTTCTCGACCCCGGTGGTCGAGACGGGCTGGACGATGAAGCGGGTCGCGGCGGCCTACGACGTCCTCATGCGGCGTCTCGGCTACGACTCCTACGGCGTGCACGGCAGCGACGGCGGGGCGATGGTCGCCCGTGAGCTCGCGGTCGCGGACCCCGAGGGCTTCCTCGGTGCCCACGTGCTGCACCTGTTCTCCTTCCCGAGCGGCGACCCGGCCGAGTTCGAGGGCTTCGGGCCGAAGGAGTACGCGGCACTCGAGCACCTGCAGTGG
This genomic interval from Nocardioides kongjuensis contains the following:
- a CDS encoding Maf family nucleotide pyrophosphatase, translating into MPTFVLASASPARLATLRSAGLDPQVIVSGVDESQVTDVPPAELALRLAELKCAAVAGRDDVPADGLVLGCDSVLELDGLALGKPDDAADATRRWQSMRGRSGVLHTGHCLHDRATGHQVAATASTKVHFADLTDDEIAAYVATGEPLHVAGAFTVDGLGGGFVTSIEGDHHNVVGVSLPLLRGLVRELGHSWTDLWAR
- a CDS encoding sigma-70 family RNA polymerase sigma factor; translated protein: MDSGGAVDGGADDPVRRCFDASYRRLVGQMYGVCGSLAEAEEVVAEAFARAVASRRTFERVEQPEAWLRTVAVNVARTRRRRSVLGQRLTHGRAEQPVARDAELSEERLVLVAALRTLPASQREALALHYLADLPVAEVAATLGVAVGTVKARLSRGRTALAAALDDAALVNGGPRG
- a CDS encoding HNH endonuclease signature motif containing protein; translation: MDLGTRPRSTAPVLSRLSAGIQARNQLLVEEWQAIVEWAGDHIVTGPEGAATITEGYLDTGVPIAGDGAPLVSEFALMELVAVLGRTPDGGKAYVGRVIECAWRLPNVYEAVVAGRLAPWRAERIADLTRGLSGEAAGFVDRQLWNASGIGWAQLERLVAEAVLRFDPDKAEADRQKAADHRHFDISDVDEHGLVHLDGLLDAADGHDLDQAVARRAEVLGRLGDESSLDVRRSKAAAELARQDLALDLLVPDPDTGEVVATVPGRKVVLNVHVTDTSLTGDHPFVNPVGRWDEGRCPITTAQIREWLRSKNTTIIVRPVIDLADHLPVTAYEIPDRHKTRVALRDHTCRFPHCTRPATRCDIDHHQPHDRGGPTCPCNLVPLCRRHHRAKTHSAWRYETPMPATYVWTSPSGFRFRVDHRGTHPVHPPDE
- a CDS encoding DNA glycosylase AlkZ-like family protein, which codes for MIRLDREQARRIAVRAQLLDARRSGSVAEVVDELTLLQVDPTAAVAPSVDLVLWSRLGDGYEHSDLTFALESERSLVELSSYVRAMDDIGLLLAVAPHDLHPTIHEWLAANQLFRSDVLGLLDAEGPRTAAEIPDTCEVPWASSGWNNDKNVNRLLEVLTLMGDVAITGRRGKLRVYDLPERVYPGDLDVPSYDDARAALDRRELAALGIARSGPGEEASVEGCDGAWHVDPDALAAADAAFAGRCAFLSPFDRLVHDRERALDLFDFEYVLEMYKPAASRRWGYFALPVLHGDRLIGKLDAKADRKAGVLRVHALHEDVPWEPEVGDAVEAELVTLADWLGMGLVRG
- a CDS encoding DUF885 domain-containing protein, with the translated sequence MTRLVDARTDRFVEDLAALDPLTATYAGIPGHDGELPDLSPDGFAASEELHRRALADVAALDAADEREEVARAAFLERVGLTVERADAGVERSEFSVISSAIHAVREVFDLMPTDTAEQWDAIGSRLAAVPAALAGYRTTLLEEAAAGRVSAKRQYAEVADQVRGWTGQTGAAGDYFANVVAAAPDDRRDALAAAAASASAAYAEFGRFVTTDLLPRGRDVDGVGRDHYTLASRYFLGASVDLEETYRWGWEELKRIEDDMAATAGRIVPGGSVADAVAALDADPARDCGSREAFQAWMQEKSDTILADFDGVHFDIAEPIRTLQCKVAPINDGGAWYTPPTEDFSRPGTMWFSFTDDHERYSTWRETTTVFHEGVPGHHLQVAQAVHRADLLNRWQRLLCWVSGHGEGWALYAERLMDELGYFADPGDRLGFLDMQGFRAARVVVDIGVHLGLSVPADNPFGWRPGETWDADLAYEFMRAHSRMDDGSLRFEVNRYLGWPGQAPSYKVGERIWLESRAAAQARHGSAFDLKAFHTAALDLGSLGLDPLRTALGRL
- a CDS encoding protein kinase domain-containing protein; its protein translation is MGPGTGDDRASTGPGAVQLPRGLEPIRTLGVGGFGVVVHARDPNLGRDVAVKLVYGGGHVTDSVARMLREGQALARLRHPSVIHVYEAVRLGADVALLMEYVDGGDLTRRLNQPGFAVADRLAVLDQVASGLAEAHAAGIVHRDLKPANILVADTPRGPLAKIADFGLARLSREAAAFRTESGVAAFTPGYGAPEQMVDPDHESAQIDWYSFAVVAFRLLRGTLPLPGTRAGAGEDLFDRALALDPAERIRPDLLVAQLRELPVGGWTPVVGRGFGDAPPAEADPTGGGPRPSPVTVRVAVPTDSPQAPPLRDEGPFLTMPVYHPPPVALGRRRGVRLLAVLLTSCLMGAVLAAVVLLLR
- a CDS encoding serine/threonine-protein kinase; translated protein: MDETTGGPTWVGGYEVIGRVGAGATGTVFKARDPGLGRFVALKRVPPGSVGALRAEASRLALLDDPHVVSVYGFVEEPDAAYLVLEWVEGATLAEVLATGGRLLVPQALGVCRGALLGLSHTHARGVVHGDVSTSNVLVDTEGTSRLIDFGVGGSTPAYRPPEARIGGPMSPASDVYAAAAVLVHLLTGHATPDTVPDLGHVDHGIRPVLATALAPEPAQRYPDAAAFLAALEDAAGRTYGAAWWTTAGIPALVAPAIATLVPIGGGAAALGGAVVGATITSAVRRAVPWQVVVGAGVAAVAVVAGAITAVAVTRGDGDATGRGARGADASTGGPGSGKEVDPVVDTVPNGEFTYREVVTASDDPAWAAVGQTAERIWTFTADCDAAQDCGGSIVSTSGATFAFTWDGSTLSQTLESATSTTPGDCVDQDGKKVGVVTIRSRHRPHPTVYVPSGPVAADTGLAQTYTGTYRVSERIIRYDAFSGPSQPRDCPFSGIRKVTHTAHYEVTLTRGADPAVVAAEKERLATPSPTP